From one Sulfurimonas sp. HSL-3221 genomic stretch:
- a CDS encoding TIGR01777 family oxidoreductase — protein sequence MRIAISGAGGFIGSHLVRMFEAEGWDVIPLHTKDFLLDDAVFVEKLSGADVIAHLAGASINRRWTEVYKKELYESRVKTAEKLVRAMAMMAEKPKLFICTSAVGIYESTGKYDEDNAVYANDFLGRLAQNWEAAAMQAKAVGIRTIIFRYGIVLGHGGGILKEMLLPFRLGLGGTIGDGTQSFTWVHIEDLMRGYLFATRHQDMEGVYNLMAPVPTTNYGLTKALGRVLHRPTFMAVPRLLLKLRFGSEGGEALAGGQYALPKRLLEAGFTFKFKTVDAALEDLFGS from the coding sequence ATGAGAATCGCAATCAGCGGCGCAGGCGGGTTTATCGGAAGTCACCTGGTACGCATGTTCGAAGCGGAAGGGTGGGACGTTATCCCGCTCCACACAAAGGACTTTTTGCTCGATGACGCTGTTTTCGTCGAGAAACTTTCCGGGGCGGACGTCATTGCCCACCTGGCCGGTGCATCGATCAACAGGCGCTGGACGGAAGTGTATAAAAAAGAGCTCTACGAGAGCCGAGTGAAAACGGCAGAGAAGCTCGTGCGCGCCATGGCGATGATGGCAGAAAAGCCCAAACTTTTCATCTGTACGTCGGCAGTAGGCATCTATGAATCGACGGGCAAATATGATGAAGATAACGCCGTCTATGCCAACGATTTTCTGGGACGGCTGGCGCAGAACTGGGAGGCGGCGGCCATGCAGGCCAAAGCCGTTGGCATCAGAACGATCATCTTCCGCTACGGCATTGTACTCGGCCATGGCGGCGGCATTCTCAAAGAGATGCTTCTGCCGTTCAGGCTCGGTCTCGGCGGGACGATCGGCGATGGGACACAGTCTTTTACATGGGTGCATATCGAGGACCTGATGCGGGGCTACCTTTTTGCTACCCGGCATCAGGATATGGAAGGGGTTTACAATCTTATGGCGCCCGTGCCGACGACCAATTACGGTCTGACCAAGGCGCTCGGCAGGGTGCTGCACCGCCCGACTTTTATGGCCGTACCCCGTTTACTCCTGAAGCTGCGTTTCGGCTCCGAAGGCGGCGAGGCGCTTGCCGGCGGTCAGTATGCCCTGCCCAAACGGCTGCTGGAGGCCGGATTTACGTTTAAATTCAAAACCGTCGATGCGGCGCTGGAGGACCTATTTGGTTCCTGA
- a CDS encoding TolC family protein: MRQIFSLLFAGTALFGFDLPTLITQAQQNEQVQAYAKRAEAAAHAHDAVIASYLPRIDAGASASYIDERGSIDVPETYKAYAEANFVILDGFKRKNLIDEKSMDAKAGQFDLEGFKKAVSLQVIQRYAELQNVASDIDALQKNREQLAEQLERFKLFKSAGIATEEDVERLNAAVADADYQITARQYESDRLRSQLELLSGAPLEGELTPGAVVLPEKTEAKRLDSLEAMAYRVRALGYAAEQADSVYYPTIALNDTYTWYDYKNFNPSFPVNFVDKQNRLTLQLTMNLIDFGAARQQKQVIRLQQEAQALELRYAEKSAEADRALALKAIQRAESLLDAAKKSETASDCTFAVVKKKYEARVVDYIRYLDALSKATESRAQYNRALSGLNSANATYIYNLGMDPKEYVK, encoded by the coding sequence ATGCGACAGATTTTCTCTTTACTTTTTGCGGGGACGGCCCTGTTCGGGTTTGATCTGCCGACGCTGATCACCCAGGCGCAGCAGAATGAACAGGTGCAGGCCTATGCCAAACGCGCGGAAGCGGCGGCGCACGCACACGACGCGGTGATCGCATCGTACCTTCCGCGCATCGACGCGGGGGCGAGCGCCTCGTACATCGACGAGCGGGGCAGCATCGACGTACCCGAAACCTACAAGGCCTACGCCGAGGCGAACTTCGTCATCCTCGACGGTTTTAAACGAAAGAATCTGATTGACGAGAAAAGCATGGACGCGAAAGCGGGGCAGTTTGACCTGGAAGGGTTCAAAAAAGCGGTCTCACTGCAGGTGATCCAGCGCTATGCCGAACTGCAGAACGTTGCGTCCGACATTGACGCCCTGCAGAAGAACCGCGAGCAGCTTGCCGAACAGCTGGAACGCTTCAAGCTCTTCAAGAGTGCGGGCATTGCGACCGAGGAGGATGTCGAGCGTCTCAATGCCGCCGTGGCCGATGCGGATTACCAGATCACGGCACGGCAGTACGAGAGCGACCGCCTGCGCAGCCAGCTGGAACTGCTCAGCGGCGCGCCGCTGGAGGGGGAGCTGACACCGGGGGCTGTCGTTCTGCCGGAGAAGACTGAAGCGAAACGCCTCGACAGCCTCGAAGCGATGGCCTACAGGGTTCGTGCCCTTGGCTATGCGGCAGAACAGGCCGACAGCGTCTACTACCCGACTATCGCCCTCAATGACACCTATACCTGGTACGACTACAAGAATTTCAACCCGAGTTTCCCGGTCAATTTCGTCGACAAGCAGAACCGTCTGACCCTGCAGCTCACCATGAATCTGATCGACTTCGGCGCCGCGCGGCAGCAGAAACAGGTGATCCGGCTGCAGCAGGAGGCGCAGGCGCTTGAACTGCGCTACGCCGAGAAGTCGGCGGAGGCAGACCGGGCCCTGGCCCTCAAAGCGATCCAGCGCGCCGAAAGCCTGCTGGACGCGGCGAAAAAGTCGGAAACGGCCTCGGACTGCACCTTTGCCGTCGTCAAGAAGAAGTACGAGGCGCGGGTCGTTGATTACATCCGCTACCTTGACGCGCTGAGCAAAGCGACGGAGTCGAGAGCGCAGTACAACCGCGCACTGAGCGGGCTTAACAGCGCCAACGCAACCTACATTTATAACCTGGGGATGGACCCGAAGGAGTATGTCAAATGA
- a CDS encoding DUF4405 domain-containing protein: MKPLIKESATSLTALVFIVVGVSGILLYFHLFDVQVKALHETLGLLFVAAALLHVYFNWKGMKRYFPKKLFMGSAAVLTAISIAFIASAQSGPNPKVTLIERALNAPLAVSLPLLETDLEAAETLLGDRGIALGSADSLAAIARVNSVSPFELVMMITAVKQ; encoded by the coding sequence ATGAAACCGTTGATCAAAGAGAGTGCGACCTCGTTAACGGCGCTGGTATTTATTGTCGTCGGCGTGAGCGGCATCCTGCTCTATTTCCACCTCTTCGATGTCCAGGTCAAGGCACTGCACGAGACGCTGGGATTGCTCTTCGTCGCCGCAGCGCTCCTGCACGTCTACTTTAACTGGAAGGGAATGAAACGGTACTTCCCCAAAAAGCTTTTCATGGGATCCGCTGCCGTGCTCACCGCCATCTCTATTGCATTTATCGCGTCTGCGCAGAGCGGCCCGAACCCGAAGGTGACCCTGATTGAGCGCGCCCTGAACGCACCGCTGGCCGTGTCGCTCCCGCTGCTGGAGACGGACCTGGAAGCGGCCGAAACGCTGCTGGGCGACAGGGGGATCGCCCTTGGCAGTGCGGATTCGCTCGCTGCGATCGCCCGCGTCAACAGCGTCTCACCCTTCGAACTGGTCATGATGATCACCGCGGTGAAACAGTAA
- a CDS encoding efflux RND transporter periplasmic adaptor subunit yields MKKILVTAVLMFAALHAENIYATFDVEAEKAAELSLTSSGTIEGINIDVGSRVKKGEILLWLDNHDMKEAVELAKAQLELARVDAKFAQRNFERYEKVKNVIDAGEYDRYASAYETAKSRLHEAEVNVRYKQALLEKTILRAPFDGVVSDKPVEVGDVVSGAMIKVLLRLQSAKANTLKLKVDQKYWTKLKAGQTFRYRVDGDTAPREGKVSIVYPTANNANRKIIVEVPAKGIVPGLFGEGEIEVD; encoded by the coding sequence ATGAAAAAGATCTTAGTGACGGCAGTCCTCATGTTTGCGGCACTGCATGCGGAGAACATCTATGCAACGTTCGATGTTGAGGCGGAAAAGGCCGCCGAACTCTCGCTGACCTCCAGCGGCACCATCGAAGGGATCAATATCGACGTCGGTTCCCGGGTCAAAAAGGGGGAGATCCTGCTTTGGCTCGATAACCATGATATGAAAGAGGCGGTGGAGCTGGCCAAGGCGCAGCTGGAGCTGGCCCGTGTCGACGCCAAGTTCGCCCAGCGCAATTTCGAACGCTACGAGAAGGTCAAGAACGTCATCGACGCGGGCGAGTACGACCGCTACGCATCGGCGTATGAGACGGCGAAAAGCCGTTTGCACGAAGCGGAAGTCAACGTTCGCTACAAGCAGGCCCTGCTGGAGAAGACGATCCTGCGGGCCCCCTTTGACGGGGTCGTTTCCGACAAGCCCGTCGAGGTGGGGGACGTCGTCAGCGGCGCCATGATCAAGGTGCTGCTGCGGCTGCAGAGCGCGAAGGCGAACACCCTTAAGCTCAAAGTCGACCAGAAGTACTGGACGAAACTCAAAGCGGGCCAGACTTTCCGCTACCGCGTCGACGGCGATACGGCACCGCGCGAAGGGAAGGTGAGCATCGTCTACCCGACGGCCAACAACGCCAACCGAAAGATCATCGTCGAGGTCCCGGCGAAGGGGATCGTCCCGGGGCTGTTCGGCGAGGGTGAGATCGAGGTCGACTGA
- a CDS encoding efflux RND transporter permease subunit: MYKFAINRPITTLMYVLTLVVFGLMSFKAMPAALFPNVDFPIVTVKTVYPGAEPTSVESQITDKIEEAVSGINGIDTITSTSSDGVSVVMVKFLLERKIDEAANDVRDKVSAVKLPVQAEKPLVSKLDIGAAPVINVFLAAKEATPTALMLFADEKAKPAIQRLSGVGAINIIGYRDREIRIYPDPYALNKYGITVGELNDIIAKENVKIGGGKLEKGPNELIIKTEADAVSMEDLLAIKIKDELRLGDLARVEDALADAKSFSSYDGKAGVMLEVQKISGTNTLDVIKLVKEAVPGLQKLAGDKIEVKTLNDTSPFIIHSLEDVEFDLVYGALLAALIIFVFLRNVTITLVAFLAIPTSIIGTFALMDYMGFDLNKLTLIGLTLAIGILIDDAIVVIENIYKKMEAGMGKFDAAVEGTKEMAFAILAISSMLLAVFIPVSMMSGIVGKFFNSFAMTVAFAIVISYTIAMTFIPSLSARVLHKGESRFYDKTEFIFVWLDRAYAATLRFALRFKVLNMVAVLVIFIGSLSLFPKIGMDFVPKEDKAEFEVKIEAKPGISLEEMLVKSRKVEALVNSVDQVEYTTLGIGYNSAQEINKALLYVKLTDKTTRSENQEEIIQALRGKLKGFDPDLFITAAAIPNIKGAGVSVPYQIVLKGDSFESLTKASDALTAYLAQKQGFVDIDTNLEAGKPELQISILRENANRLGVRAEDIANALATAFSSDLPISQYEENGKLYDITLRFDDAHREDVEQIKKMELRTPAGDLVSLDGLVTFENGSAMAAVNRFDRERQVTVFADLFGLDLGGAVGYTMAKIDELMPEGVNYRFTGFAEEMAKTGKAFVTAIGLTIIMIYIILAILYESLIQPVIIMMALPLSITGVLIALFLSGQQFSLFVMIGFFLLMGMVGKNAVLLVDFANVAVEKGREVNEALLEAGEKRLRPILMTTFAMVFAMLPLAFGSGFGSETKSPMAIAVIGGLISSMILTLVVVPIIYRLLYPLDRWLRSHYERRIGEA; the protein is encoded by the coding sequence ATGTACAAATTCGCCATTAACCGACCTATCACGACGCTGATGTATGTGCTGACGCTCGTCGTCTTCGGACTGATGAGTTTCAAAGCCATGCCCGCGGCGCTCTTCCCCAACGTCGACTTCCCCATCGTCACCGTGAAAACGGTCTACCCTGGGGCGGAACCGACCAGCGTCGAGTCCCAGATCACCGACAAGATCGAAGAAGCGGTCTCGGGGATCAACGGGATCGACACGATCACCTCCACCAGCAGCGACGGCGTCAGCGTCGTCATGGTGAAGTTCCTGCTCGAACGCAAGATCGACGAGGCAGCCAACGACGTGCGCGACAAGGTCTCCGCCGTCAAGCTGCCGGTGCAGGCGGAGAAACCGCTGGTAAGCAAGCTCGACATCGGTGCCGCCCCGGTCATCAACGTCTTCCTGGCGGCCAAAGAGGCGACGCCGACGGCGCTGATGCTCTTTGCCGACGAGAAGGCCAAGCCGGCGATCCAGCGCCTCAGCGGGGTCGGGGCCATCAATATCATCGGCTACCGCGACCGCGAGATCCGCATCTACCCAGACCCCTACGCCCTGAACAAGTACGGCATTACCGTGGGCGAGCTCAATGACATCATCGCCAAAGAGAACGTCAAGATCGGCGGCGGGAAGCTGGAGAAGGGTCCGAACGAGCTGATCATCAAGACCGAGGCCGACGCGGTAAGTATGGAAGACCTGCTCGCAATCAAGATCAAAGACGAGCTTCGCCTGGGGGATCTTGCCAGGGTCGAGGACGCCCTGGCCGATGCGAAGAGCTTCTCCTCCTATGACGGCAAGGCCGGCGTCATGCTGGAGGTCCAGAAGATCTCGGGCACCAATACCCTCGACGTGATCAAGCTGGTCAAGGAGGCCGTGCCGGGGCTGCAGAAGCTCGCGGGCGACAAGATCGAGGTGAAAACGCTCAACGACACCTCGCCCTTCATCATCCACTCCCTCGAGGACGTCGAGTTCGACCTCGTTTACGGGGCGCTGCTGGCGGCACTGATCATCTTCGTCTTCCTGCGCAACGTCACGATCACCCTCGTCGCCTTCCTGGCGATCCCGACGTCCATTATCGGCACCTTCGCCCTGATGGACTATATGGGCTTCGACCTGAACAAGCTGACGCTGATCGGGCTGACGCTGGCGATCGGTATCCTCATCGACGACGCCATTGTCGTCATCGAGAACATCTATAAAAAGATGGAAGCGGGGATGGGCAAGTTCGATGCGGCCGTCGAGGGGACCAAGGAGATGGCCTTCGCCATCCTCGCGATCTCCTCGATGCTGCTGGCGGTCTTTATTCCCGTCTCCATGATGAGCGGGATCGTCGGGAAGTTCTTCAACTCCTTCGCGATGACCGTCGCCTTTGCCATCGTCATCTCCTATACGATCGCGATGACCTTCATCCCATCGCTCAGTGCGCGGGTGCTGCATAAAGGCGAGAGCCGTTTTTACGACAAGACGGAGTTCATCTTCGTCTGGCTCGACCGCGCCTACGCGGCGACCCTGCGCTTTGCCCTGCGGTTCAAGGTGCTCAATATGGTCGCCGTCCTCGTCATCTTCATCGGTTCGCTCTCCCTCTTCCCGAAGATCGGGATGGACTTTGTCCCCAAGGAGGACAAGGCGGAGTTCGAGGTGAAAATCGAGGCGAAGCCGGGGATCTCCCTGGAGGAGATGCTCGTCAAATCCCGCAAGGTCGAGGCGCTGGTCAACAGCGTCGACCAGGTGGAGTATACGACGCTGGGCATCGGCTATAACAGCGCCCAGGAGATCAACAAGGCGCTGCTCTACGTCAAGCTGACGGACAAAACGACACGGAGCGAGAACCAGGAGGAGATCATCCAGGCGCTGCGCGGCAAACTCAAGGGGTTCGATCCGGATCTCTTCATCACCGCGGCGGCCATCCCGAACATCAAGGGCGCCGGGGTCTCCGTGCCGTACCAGATCGTCCTCAAGGGCGACAGCTTCGAATCCCTCACCAAGGCGTCGGACGCGCTCACGGCCTACCTGGCGCAGAAGCAGGGCTTCGTCGACATCGACACGAACCTCGAGGCGGGCAAGCCGGAGCTGCAGATCTCCATTCTGCGCGAGAACGCCAACCGCCTCGGCGTCCGTGCCGAGGATATCGCCAACGCCCTGGCAACGGCCTTCTCCAGCGACCTGCCGATTTCCCAGTATGAGGAGAACGGCAAGCTCTACGACATCACCCTGCGTTTCGACGACGCCCACCGCGAGGACGTGGAGCAGATCAAAAAGATGGAGCTGCGGACCCCGGCGGGCGACCTCGTTTCCCTCGACGGGCTCGTCACCTTTGAGAACGGCAGCGCGATGGCGGCGGTCAACCGTTTCGACCGCGAACGCCAGGTGACGGTCTTCGCCGACCTCTTCGGCCTCGACCTCGGCGGGGCTGTCGGCTACACGATGGCCAAGATCGACGAGCTGATGCCCGAGGGCGTCAACTACCGCTTTACCGGCTTCGCCGAAGAGATGGCCAAGACCGGCAAAGCCTTCGTCACGGCAATAGGGCTGACGATCATCATGATCTATATCATCCTGGCGATCCTCTACGAGTCGCTGATCCAGCCCGTCATTATCATGATGGCGCTGCCGCTCTCCATTACGGGGGTTTTGATCGCCCTCTTCTTGAGCGGGCAGCAGTTCAGCCTCTTCGTCATGATCGGCTTCTTCCTGCTGATGGGAATGGTCGGCAAGAACGCTGTCTTGCTTGTCGACTTCGCCAACGTCGCCGTCGAGAAGGGGCGGGAGGTCAACGAGGCGCTGCTCGAGGCGGGCGAAAAACGTCTGCGACCGATCCTGATGACGACCTTCGCGATGGTCTTCGCGATGCTGCCGCTGGCATTCGGCAGCGGTTTCGGGAGCGAGACGAAGTCGCCGATGGCCATCGCCGTCATCGGCGGGCTGATCAGTTCGATGATCCTGACCCTCGTCGTCGTGCCCATCATCTACCGCCTCCTCTACCCGCTGGACCGCTGGCTGCGTTCGCACTACGAACGCCGTATCGGGGAGGCGTAA